The following nucleotide sequence is from Salvia splendens isolate huo1 chromosome 2, SspV2, whole genome shotgun sequence.
GCGGCTCCGCCGGACTGCGGTGGAGGCGTGGAGCTTTGCAATATACTCCCACCGTCCACAAtagtccaaattttttttttcttaaactcGTGTAAAATACCACTAATTTTAGTTGATGTTTTGCTCTACAAATTTTGGTGGGGAAAAACTTATTTATTTGGCAAAAATCGAGGTGAATTTtttaataggagtataaaattacaaccaaattccatattttatttattagagcatctccagtggtcggcTAGCGAGCGGCTCaccgatttttggcgctcgccgccaaatcggcgagaatttcggcgagggAATGCCGATTCCCTGGCGCTCGCCGATTCTCTCGCTGATcggctcgccgctattgcagcatcccgatcggcgaggaaccggcgacccaattttttttaaaaattttcgaaacactatatatacgtgaTTTGCgcgacattttcattcgcaccacttgttttaacgagtactctctctatcttaatttctgtacaagatcaacaacgtaaaatggatctcaacaacgagccaaATTCAGGGTCGAGCGGGTCGCAAACTCCCACGGTCctcgtgggaggtggatggaatcagatgcccgggtactacaacaacatgtacccttggcagcagatgatgcccgggatggcatctggtggtggtatgccgggatggcaggggacgccggggggtcAGGGGGACCGGGGATGCATCCCGGGATGACGATGATGCCGAGGGGTCAGGGGGGACCGGGGATGCATCCCGGGATGACGATGATGCCGGGAGGTCAGGGGGGACCGGGGATGCATCCCGGGATGCCGATGATGTCGGGgttagggctggggaaaaatatcgaaaaaatgatatatcgctcgtatcgtattgaaaaatatcgaaaaattatcggattttcgatatatcgtaattttcgatacgaaacgataccgtatcgtaagttttcgatacgataacgatatgaatttccttatatcgcgatatatcgttttatatcgaatatacgatatatatcgatattttcgatatatcgttttatatcgaatatacgatatatatcgaatatacgatatataacgatattttcgatatatcgaatttcggtacgatatatcgaatttcggtacgatatatcgtttatatcgaatatacgatatatatcgatattttcgatatatcgaatttcggtacgatatatcgaaatatcgatacgataacgatatagatatcctccatatcgaaagttcgatatatcgaaattcgatatatcgaaactttcgatacgataacgatatgaaattctttcatatcgatattttcgatacgatatacgatacaacgttttcgatacgatatatcgtatcgacccacccctagttGGGGTGGGCACCAGGGATGCAGGCGACGCCGGGGTACCAggcgatgcaggggacgccggggatggcggggatgcaggggacgcagGGTACACCGTGGgggcaggggacgccggggggctctgacgtctatcgccccagctTTGATTTTGGTACTGctgcttcgcacacatcgaccccagcggagaCGCAGTTCGAGGGGATTGATACCttctccttagatgagttgggtATAGATCTCGGGGCACCGGACACTCCCGTGGGGCGGGGTCGGGGTgcgcccaagaagaagaaggggaagaaggtggtcggcgagtcgtcgcagccggaggtacggaggaagtggacagacACGGAGAACGTTGCgttgtccaaggcgtgggtgagtgtttgcgatgacccCCTcacctcgaacaatcagaggatcgttaacttgtgggctaaaatagcagcagcctaccaggcATTTTGCCCAtaggggaggccacacagcggggaggagtgccggaaggggtgggaccgaatccggtctggggtctcccgattttcgggcttgtacaccaatgCCCTCCGAATGAAGTCCAGCGGCCAAACTGACGACGACTGCAGGAGGCTGGCGGAGAAAGAGTTCCCCCAgcccgggctttacaaggaCTTCAACTACTGGAACAGCTACGAGGTGCTAATGGACTCcaagaagtttcgggcaggtgtcgacgctggctggccgaagaagcaacgccTGAACTATTCAGGTGATTACGCCGGAggtagcagcggcggttcccacgacctccccgaagatgctcaggagaccccgtcccctccctcgtttactcgccgcactcgcccggttggtcaaagacGGGCGTAACGCCCTCGCCagaggtcccaggaggtccagtcggcatccccctgttggcagctcgacagccgacctcgtcttcttggcgcgtcaacaagcgcgggctcagatgatcaaggtcatagatcaatggaagaatgcaactgaccccgaggagaagagtttttttcacgccgtgctcgtgagtatgcgacaGGATTTGAATCCCAGCGCGGCACAGGTCGGGGGCtctgacgcgggctcagatgccgcagatttgagggtcccggatagcggcgacgaagtcgaggagtgaggcggcggcggaggggtgGGCCCGTGCGTGgattaggattttttttaagtaatgaatttttttttacttttttttaattaatgttttttaaaattttaatattattagagaattttcccgtatatgtatcgtaaatttaatttcgtattttgtatgattgtttaattatttgtttttagtgctgatgatgtggcaaggctatggctgggctattgcttgtccagttgcttgtcctgctGATGTGACATGAGGAATTTAGTGTTGCTGATGTGgcatggctaggctattgcttgtccgctAACCACTGAAGATGCTCTAACACGAATattattttaactttttatatTCGCTTTCTTTCACGAAGTtaaatattatagtagtatttttttaaaattcgtgtgATATTAGTTTAGAATTTCTAAACGACTATTTTTCATACTATTTTGATTTGTCCACCTTAACTagtcatatttattttataaattttcttaTACTTTTATCTTTCTATCGCCTCTTTGCCCACCTTTTTTGTCTGTTTTTCATCATTTTAATAATTGCTCATTGATACATGTGTAGTCATGAACGGAATTTGCCTACTAAAatgttcattaaaaaaaacacaagcaCATTTAAATTACTTTCTGGAAATTGCAATTGAAACATTAGCAAACAAAACCCAATAATAAGCTTATTACAATCAGTGAACTTAAATTTTGTGTCTACACATGTTGATTCATATAAATGATGAAAGCTCCTGATTGTGTTGTGCAAGGTTGAATGTATTCAGCCTGATGATCATCATCGGAGTTTGCAGTGAGCTTCACAAAGTCATTATCAAGGCTGATACACATCTCCATAGGATTCTCTTTGATTTTAAACACTGTCGCATTATCCATTCCTGTctgaattaaaaagaaaatgtgtaaataatactatttctttatataaaaaataatataaagaaatgtaaataattataGACGTTGATAGTATAAGTAGTATAGTACTTGATAAGATCGCTTGGTTGatgtttaaattaaattgggTTTAGTGGGTTTATATAGGAGTGGTTgtatcaaaatatatttaatatggttataattttatgaaatattgATTATTCAAAGGTAGTATATCAAATTTAGTTTAATATGAAATTAGTTATCGAATCTCAGTATTGATTTTAGAAACACATTTTTATATCGTGAAAATATTTGACTCTAATTGCAAGAATATTTAcgtactatttattttattagacactaagaaataaaaataaacaatgtCGTTAGGTATTGTAAAACTGTTATTATATTTCAAGAATGATTATTTTTAagctattttattattattattggtgCTTTAAAGTGACGATTTTGATATAAAATAAGTAATATATTTGTAGTTTGACTGGAATCAATCGggatttttagttattttatcgttctattaatttttttatattttcatgtaAGTGTATATACTAATGGTGTTCAATAAATATCGACGAAGAATTATGGAGTGTCTACTTTTTATTGATTGAATATTGTGACAGTAATAGTTAATAAGATTGAGTCTTGTTTTCTGTTAACATAATTCTTTAaccacttttttttctcttttatctctttttttattgtactaatttaatactatatattaaaattcatattgaTAATTACcaagactattttttttatggcATGGGCCCTGgggtaataatatttgtttggAATAGTTGTTTCTACTATTCAGATTTTTAAACTCAAACAGAATAAAaactcaaataaaatataattatttgaattataaaaaaaatggtgaGGGAAAAATCTAATTCCGCCAAtaaatttagaatttaaattattgcagtaacatatttctcaataatgtaCTACTACTAGCAAgtcaaaaatgaaataaaatgatacGACTTACATTTGATTTCATAAAGTCCATATCCTATGGAGATAATTTCTGGAGAGATTTTTCTAGATTTGTTTGCAGCCAACAAAAAATTtaaggagtattttattttccaacaaTTAGAGTAATATATTCATGCttctaaaattaatatatgatCATACGATTAATTTAATacagtaataattaaatttgatagCATTTAACAGTTAATATTTCAAAAGATTATAAGCATTCTCAACCATTTTCAATATTCATCACATTAATtgcataaaatatattttttgataTAACCGCTCTTATAAAAATCTACCAGACTCGGTTTAGTTTTATAACTTTcatattttcataattaattactactcccaAATTAAGAGTTTgaggaaaatggaagaagatttggGAAATGCGATGAGAAAGACATTTGAATTTCCAAGTACGGCATACGAATTTTGCATCAATATTGTGGAGGCATATGGTGATGTTCTTCTCCTACTTACTACACAATCTACCACACCTAATAACACTCATGTCACCTCTTATTACAAATGGTTTTTAATTGGGTTGGATAGTAAACAGATGTCTTTTCACTTCAGTGCCACTGATTTGACAATCTCATTTACATTTCCCAAGAAAACATGAGTCCATTTATAATGGGACTGAGAGAGTGAAAATATTGTAATCCATGATCTCGATTGAGTATAGTCCAATCTATCTATTTATTGGTATATATAATGGAGTAGTTTTGATAAtcattaataaattttgaattcaaGAAAGTAGTGGTTTCGTATTTTATCTCTATCAGTTCGGTCATTCTAACATCCTGCGACATATTTATAGTAGGGGTATCCACAATAGTGTCACTAGCATTGTCTATTCTGTTAACTCTTCATCGTTCCCATAACACTTTTGACCTCATCTCTTATTTAAGAAATAACACCTACAACCTACTATTCCTTTTCTTAAATTTTCATGAATCCcatctttatatttttattccttttttattttaattgaaaattacaaACCCAAATCATTCTGAAATTGTAGCACTATCATGTTGCTCGTGCTCTTGGGTAAATAGGCCGATTATTTTGGGCTCATCCATGGTCAGTTAAATACTACTCCCAATCACTTGGGCCATGGATGGCCTATTAGAATGAAGATATGGGCTTTCAGCTAAGCCCAGTATTTTTAAGAATTGCAAATTATTCTTATAAAAACAGAAAATAGCTAAATGTCCCGATTAATTCCCACCAGAATGCAAATACTGTACATTCTTTTATATCAAAATCATCACTTTCATTAATATGCCCAATTAATTATGCAAAAAGACATAGTTAAACAATAGTACTTGTTAAAATGTTGGtttcaaatgaaaaaaaaatagtttagaCTATCTAACAttgtttaatttctttttagcgtgtaataaaataatattacagtACTACGTAAGATTATCTTTCAATTAGAGTCAAGTCATTTTCACGTGTTTCTAAAACTTATATGAGATCGGataattaatttgatataagCACATCAAATATTTTCTGATATAACCATTCTTATTTATACCCACcaaatttagtttaattttacaAACGCCAATCAAGCTAGCGATCGTTACAAGTAATCTATATAACAATGTGTTCCTAACTGTGCTCCTTCTAATATAGTAATATGCATatcaaaaattattatttacatTATAAGTTTTGATTGACTTTTAATCAATCTcataatttttacaaattaaatgataattttattttgcaattcAAAATGAGTCTTGGAATATTTTAATCTATATGAAGATATAATGCTTATAATCTTATAAAATAAGGTCGTAGTGTGCCAGTGTATATTAACTTACTTGAATACGAAATTAATCAAAGCTCCGATCTCATATCAATGCGTTTccagtatttttttttaaaatgtttaaTTCTCACATCTCAGTATTAGAGAATCTCACGTTTTAATTTTCAGTACAATAAAGAAAATACAGtacaaatatttatattttaaggaCATAGAAAATGATAGATTTAAAGATACGTGCATATTTGTGAGCAAAAAagataaattttatttcttattttaactctttattatcatttttataaaatgagtgcagaaaagtcAACGTGACTCTTAATGGTGGACGGGGGAGTAGTTAATGGCATGCTTTGACTCTAGTTTTCACTCAAAACTCAATCATGAGATTGTACGTaataaattagtagtattaGATTTACGAATCACGAAATTAATACACACGCTCATAATTAAAAGATGAAAGGTATCCAATTCACAATAAATTAATAGCTAAgttaataaatcaatttataattcatgttgatttttttgttattacaAGCGTAAGTGAAAAAGTAAAGAAAACATTATGACAAGTAAACATAGTGATTTGGTCGTTTCAAAATAAAATGTGTAAATTGTGTCAATATTTAAGGGTATTTTTGTCCATTCATTATAAACATAGCTACGTAGAGTTTCTTAACTTTATAAACGTGGTATTTTTAACTGTTCCCCTACTTCTTTAGGAATTGCACTTCATTTATGATTATGATTTTTTgattatttacaaaaatataaaattgcaGCAAAGGGTATGCCCCCTATAATTTTTTAGGAACTGTTATTCATTTATGATAATGattttggaattaatattaaaaaattcaaattgcaCCAATGGGTATACAATTCGATTGAGTTACAAGTATTATATActcctccgtccacaaaaaacagagcacatttgtcattttttattgttcATGTAAAATATagcacatttaaaaaaggaaagttttcaactaGTTAGgtcttactttttttcattctctcttacttttttcccttctctatttctaataatatggacctcatattctactaacaatactaatacttttttctctttctcttttactttactaatttcacattaaaactcgtgtcattcacaatgtgtcctattttttttatggatGGAGTGAGTATATAAATTGAGGAAAAAGGTGAAAATATTTCTAactatatcaaattaaaataaagcaTTATTACGGATTTTATTCATTGAACGCGATGAGGAGTTCAACCGAGAACTCAagaataatatatcaaatagaGTACATTtgcatttttggttgtccacgagAAAcataatacatttaaaaaaaatgaaagttttcaacaacttctctcttactttttctcttctctcttactaataatatagaccccacattccactaatattactatttctctcttactttaccaattccacattaaattgtgtcattcacaatgcgtcctatttttcgtgtacggagggagtaaattttatttttattgtttgtgTAGGActtaaataatactaatactataaggtaatatgaagaaaaaacaaattttagTACTATCAGATAACTACATCACGTGGTAAATCTTCTACTATTGGTTTTGACGTAGAAGGATAGATCTCTCCCCAGTCTCTGATAATTAGAGCTCAACTTAattaactattaatattaattcacttcattaaataaaattgaaaattgtacAATCTAGACCATACTTTCATGTTTGGGGTGTTGGATACCATTATGAACCTCAATACTCTCATGTTTGAATGGGACTCGCCAAAGGCATAAAAATCATTGGAATGATGGATGATACATATGATAATTATGCTACAATGAATGAAGCTCAGCTTTTTACTGAAATATTACACAAGTAATGATATTTAtacatatgtataaatatatgtatagaAATCCTTACTTCAAAGAAACGGTTAGTACTATATAGAAATGCATTTATGTATGAGACTCATTCAGCTTCAAACctatagttatttttttagttatttctTGAACAAAATATTTGTATTATGATGAATGAATTAGGTGCAACAACTTGGAAGGGCTTACAATCAAGAGCTAAAGTGGGTTATGGAAAGAAAACTGCCTCCTTTTGAAGACCATGTGAAAAACTCTGAGATAACCAGCTGCATATTTATCATGTTTGCTGCTATTATTCCTGGATTCAAATCTCTCACCCAAGAAACTATTGATTGGATGAAGAGTGAGCCCAAAATCGCGATATCAACGGGTATGATCGGTAGATATTGGGACGACATAGGCTCTCATCATGTAAGTTACTTAATATTAATTCTGCTTCACATTTAGTTGTGGTTAACATTTAATTAATCGTCGCATTAAATCAATTTGAAGCGCGAGAGCAAAGGAGGGCAAGTGTTGACTGCAATCGATTGCTACATGAAACAACATGGCGTAACGAAGCAAGAGACGATGTCAAAGTTTGGAGAACTAGTTGAGGAAGCATGGATGGATGTGAACAAGGAATGGATGGAGATAGCGTTAGAAATCGCCCTTCAATTTCTCAACTATGCTCGAATGTGCGATGCCAGTTACAACAACAGTAATGGAGGCGCGTATACAGATCCTGAAATGGCCAAGCCAACTGTTCATGCTCTCGTTATCGATCCAATTCTCATTTGTTTATTTTCCACACTAAGATCATACCTTCCTATTTGAGTTACTAAGTTTATTTGGAGACGTCATGAATGTAATACTTATTATTGAAGCTAAGGTAATGTATTGTAGttattaaatataattgtgTTTTGGGGAAAATTTGGAGCTTATAACTTCACCTTGAGCAATAAAATAAACACCTCTGAAAATATACAGTGAAAAACCAGCTGACAGTCGAAtcaataatactataatatacAATGTCTCATCTCAACATACAGAGAATAAGCACTACTACACTGGGGAAACTTAATCTCAAGCTTTTCTCTACATGGAATGGACAAAACCAAGACTACAATTTACTTAGATATCACCACACATCCCTATGCCAACCAAGACAAAGCCAGCAGAACTTCTTTTATCCACCCTCGCTGTCGAGTGCAAGCCAAGACGGGGTTGATCAAAAAGCTTCGTTGGCATCAAAATAAACACTTGACCAGAAGAAAGAAAAACCAAAGATGGGATCATCGTCCTTCCTGGAGATCTTCAGAAAATACGGCTGTTTTATTGATATGATCAGTATCCAAGGCACTAAAGCCGGAGTAAGGACCAGAAGAAAAAATCGATGATGTTCCGTCTGACTCGAAGGTAGTCGACGACTGCCTGAGATTGGGTGCAGTAGTGGGTGCCACTGCAGAATCTTGATACTCTGTAACTCGTTGCACCATTTTGAGAGACTGCACCACTTCCCCCATGGTAGGTCGTTGGCTAGCGCCTGGGGCCACACATGCTGCCGCAATGGTGCACACTCGGAAGAGATCTTCCTTCGGATACTTCCCACTGAGTCTTGGATCAGCAAGTTCCTCCAGTCGATCCTTCTCTCTTAATATTGGTCTAGCCTGTGAAAGAACAACATAAACTGATTACTATCTATGGATCAAGGATTGAGCCTCCTGCAAAATAATGGTGTCCACGTGAAACATGTCGCTCAAATGGGGAAGATACAAGGAGTGAGAAACTAACCCAGGTGACAAGGTTCTCCTGGCCGGAAGGCTGTGACATATCTACAGGTTTTCTTCCagtcaacaactcaagaagtaCCACACCATAACTGTAAACATCACTCTTCACCAGTAGGTGCCCGGTCATAGCATATTCAGGGGCGACATATCTGTAAATTTTGGGAAGTCCCAAGTGTTAAGAGAATAATAAAATCATGCTTTGGAGAGAAAATGTTTGCAGATGACCAAAAGAAGGGACGACTAACCCAAAAGTTCCCATAACACGGGTTGAGAGGTAGTTTGCCCTGCCTTCAGGGGCCTGTTTCGCAAGGCCAAAATCTGAAACTTTAGCAAGAAAGTTGTTCTCTAGCAATATATTTGACGCCTTAAAATCTCTGTGAATGACGCAAGGTTGAGAGTCCTCATGCAGGTAAGCAAGTCCTCGGGCAGCATCAAGAGCAATTTTCATTCTTGTGTCCCAATCAAGAGGGCAGTTTAGTCCCAATGGCCCTGAAAGGAATTACTTCAAAGATTATCATGCTTGTCATTTCTGCATAGAGTGTTGTGTTAAGTGAAAACTTGAAAGATATATCAAAGATAATTGTCTATACCATGGAGCCAAGCCTCCAAACTGCCATTTGGAACAAGCTCGTAACAAAGTAGGTTCTGTGAGGAGTCACGGTTGCTGTAGTATCCGACAAGTTTCACCAAGTTACGGTGATGCAGCCTACTGAGCATCTCAACCTCAACCAAGAACTCTTTATCCCCTTGCTGTCCACCACTGCTTAGTCTCTTTATGGCAACAGCAGTTCCATCACTTAGTACACCCTTAAATACTCTCCCAAAGCCTCCCTCACCAAGAATATTAGTTGTTTCAAAGTTATTCGTAGCCTCTTTCAGTTCTTCATAGGTGAGAAACCGTGTGCTGGTTGGGTGGTGGTGAAGTGATCCAACTGCTGGAACTGTTCCCACAGTCCTTTGTTTTGCTATTTCAAAGGGAATAAGCATGAAATCCATAATGAGAAGTGAACCCAATAGATCCATGAGAGCAAAGTACCAAAAGTCAAAAAGCTAAACTAAGAGGTAAGAGATGGGAGTATTGATCAGCAAATGCTAGGAAGAGAAGAAAAAGCAGGAAAAAGAAAAGGCAGATGATGAGGGTGTATTTTTCCTTTGAAAGCAGCCCAACCACACCTTAACTAACATAGCATCAGAACTGAATTGCCCAACTGTGGTTCATAGTTCATACATAGAGCGGGTGGGTCAATTTTCTAGAGGCAACACCATGCATACTAAGCAATAAACAATTTATCAATAATATCGAAGGAATTCAAACTGCAGATAAAAACACAACTTGATGCAACTATCTACATACCAGTTTCTTTGGAAAAAGGTTCAATATGCTTCCCTTGACGAGATACACAGAAACAAAGCATAACCACAGCGAACACAGCAATTATCAGGATTGCAGCTCCAAGTCCAATTACAAGAATCAAACTTGGATGTTTAACTTTCTTTGAAGGGGAAACTGAAGAAGGACTTGATGGAAGGTTGGGCGGTGCTTCTGATGGAGCTGTATCAGAATTTGGAGCTGTATAAAGACAAAAATGGTTACTTCAGTCTCAATATAGCATATCCAGGAAGATGATACCAGTTTATCGAAACAACTCGGGGTCAATTACTACATACTATTAATcaaaaaaatggcaaaaagtACATAAGTAAGAAAGACAATGCAGTAACTATAAACAACCAATTTAAtgctaatattttaaataatttaaacttGCCTAAAACAGCAGAATAAGTTTTCCATTAAGGTTGGGGTGGGATTGGGGGGGAGTAGTATGGCTGCCTGCTAGTTTAAAGAAGTTACATTTCCGGAAAACTAGTGGAAAGCCACAGCATAGGTTCACTTGTTATTAACCATGTAAGAGATTCACGATCAAATTACATTGTTGAAATAGATCTTTAACTTGCACCTAAAAAATTATACCTTGAGGCAGTAAGGGCGGCTTGAACCAGGTTATGTTGAGAAGCTTATAGTCACTCACT
It contains:
- the LOC121793130 gene encoding gamma-cadinene synthase-like; the encoded protein is MYRNPYFKETVQQLGRAYNQELKWVMERKLPPFEDHVKNSEITSCIFIMFAAIIPGFKSLTQETIDWMKSEPKIAISTGMIGRYWDDIGSHHRESKGGQVLTAIDCYMKQHGVTKQETMSKFGELVEEAWMDVNKEWMEIALEIALQFLNYARMCDASYNNSNGGAYTDPEMAKPTVHALVIDPILICLFSTLRSYLPI
- the LOC121782737 gene encoding proline-rich receptor-like protein kinase PERK3 is translated as MLQLDNLRFFARGGGLLLEARCRRCLLKQLLLFCYLLSFTDANVRHKMLKREALSPATTFFDARAMAELPLPDNNLLSSPKHHHNRLSPHGAPAQPPNFGHFEISTPPSSSGLSRPSMEKSGSAPPSNPPPHVSEIAPPQPEPSTMPTGLSQPPLSPSLSSCCGPDMVLKRESQGCHCVYPIKLEILLLNVSSHRKWNLFLEQFASQLGLRVSQIELINFYIVGISGLNISMDITPHTGLSFSSKEAAGINSSLSTHRIRLDPAVVSDYKLLNITWFKPPLLPQAPNSDTAPSEAPPNLPSSPSSVSPSKKVKHPSLILVIGLGAAILIIAVFAVVMLCFCVSRQGKHIEPFSKETAKQRTVGTVPAVGSLHHHPTSTRFLTYEELKEATNNFETTNILGEGGFGRVFKGVLSDGTAVAIKRLSSGGQQGDKEFLVEVEMLSRLHHRNLVKLVGYYSNRDSSQNLLCYELVPNGSLEAWLHGPLGLNCPLDWDTRMKIALDAARGLAYLHEDSQPCVIHRDFKASNILLENNFLAKVSDFGLAKQAPEGRANYLSTRVMGTFGYVAPEYAMTGHLLVKSDVYSYGVVLLELLTGRKPVDMSQPSGQENLVTWARPILREKDRLEELADPRLSGKYPKEDLFRVCTIAAACVAPGASQRPTMGEVVQSLKMVQRVTEYQDSAVAPTTAPNLRQSSTTFESDGTSSIFSSGPYSGFSALDTDHINKTAVFSEDLQEGR